The following coding sequences lie in one Sphingomonas sp. M1-B02 genomic window:
- the apaG gene encoding Co2+/Mg2+ efflux protein ApaG → MKALFTEEAETRGIVVRVSVSYLPEQSEPQRGRWFWAYHIRIENAGSFTVQLLTRHWTITDGRGSRHSVEGEGVVGEQPMIEPGASFDYVSGCPLSTPTGSMQGTYHMIAEDGSAFDVAIPSFALLAPAVMG, encoded by the coding sequence ATGAAGGCGCTGTTCACCGAGGAAGCCGAAACTCGCGGCATCGTGGTGCGCGTGTCGGTTTCCTATCTGCCCGAACAGTCCGAGCCGCAGCGCGGCCGCTGGTTCTGGGCCTATCATATCCGCATCGAGAATGCGGGATCGTTCACCGTGCAGCTGCTGACGCGCCACTGGACCATCACCGACGGCCGCGGATCGCGCCATTCGGTGGAGGGTGAGGGCGTGGTGGGCGAGCAGCCGATGATCGAGCCGGGCGCGAGCTTCGACTATGTGTCAGGCTGCCCGCTCTCGACACCGACGGGCAGCATGCAGGGGACCTATCATATGATCGCCGAAGACGGTTCGGCGTTCGACGTGGCGATCCCGAGTTTTGCGCTGCTGGCGCCGGCGGTGATGGGGTGA
- a CDS encoding trans-sulfuration enzyme family protein, which translates to MKRRTGQDRTITRNWKPATQAVRGGTARSEFGETSEALFLTSGYAYDCAADAAARFAGEQDGMTYSRLQNPTVQMLEERIALLEGAEACRTMATGMAAMTAALLCQLEQGDHIVAGRAAFGSCRWLTDTLLPKFGIGVTIVDARDAQQFHDAATDKTKLFFFETPANPTMDVVDLEAVCGIAKARGITTVVDNAFATPALQRPMDFGADVVAYSATKMMDGQGRVLAGAVTGSEEFINNVLLPFTRNTGPTLSAFNAWVVLKGLETLDLRIRRQSENALKVGRFLERRVPKINFPALPSHPQHNLFMRQMADAGPIFSFEVEDRAQAHGLLDALELIDISNNIGDSRSLMTHPSSTTHSGVAEEKRIEMGVTEGMLRLNVGLEDPEDVVADLDQALGQVGL; encoded by the coding sequence ATGAAGCGCCGTACCGGACAGGATCGCACGATCACCCGCAACTGGAAGCCCGCCACCCAGGCCGTGCGCGGCGGGACCGCGCGTTCGGAGTTTGGCGAAACCAGCGAGGCTTTGTTCCTCACCTCGGGCTATGCCTATGATTGCGCCGCCGACGCCGCGGCGCGCTTTGCCGGCGAGCAGGACGGGATGACCTATTCCCGGCTGCAGAACCCGACGGTGCAGATGCTCGAGGAGCGGATCGCGTTGCTGGAGGGCGCCGAGGCGTGCCGCACGATGGCGACGGGCATGGCGGCGATGACCGCGGCCTTGCTCTGCCAGCTCGAGCAGGGCGACCATATCGTCGCCGGGCGCGCGGCGTTCGGATCGTGCCGCTGGCTGACCGATACGCTGCTGCCCAAGTTCGGGATTGGCGTGACGATCGTCGATGCGCGCGACGCGCAGCAATTCCACGACGCGGCGACCGACAAGACCAAGCTGTTCTTCTTCGAGACGCCGGCCAACCCGACGATGGACGTGGTCGATCTCGAAGCCGTGTGCGGGATCGCCAAGGCGCGCGGAATCACGACCGTGGTCGACAATGCCTTCGCGACCCCGGCGCTGCAGCGGCCGATGGATTTCGGCGCGGACGTGGTGGCCTATTCGGCGACCAAGATGATGGACGGGCAGGGGCGCGTGCTGGCCGGCGCGGTGACGGGCTCCGAGGAGTTCATCAACAATGTGCTGCTGCCGTTCACGCGCAACACCGGGCCGACCCTGAGCGCCTTCAATGCCTGGGTGGTGCTGAAGGGCCTGGAGACGCTCGACCTGCGCATCCGCCGCCAGAGCGAGAATGCGCTGAAAGTCGGGCGCTTCCTCGAACGGCGCGTGCCCAAGATCAATTTCCCGGCGCTGCCCAGCCATCCGCAGCATAATCTGTTCATGCGCCAGATGGCCGATGCGGGGCCGATCTTCTCGTTCGAAGTCGAGGACCGCGCGCAGGCGCATGGCCTGCTCGACGCGCTCGAGCTTATCGACATCTCGAACAATATAGGCGACTCGCGCTCGCTGATGACGCATCCTTCCTCGACCACCCATTCGGGCGTGGCCGAGGAAAAACGGATCGAGATGGGCGTTACCGAAGGTATGTTGCGCTTGAACGTTGGTCTCGAAGATCCCGAGGATGTGGTGGCCGATCTCGATCAGGCGCTTGGCCAAGTCGGGCTGTGA
- a CDS encoding glycosyltransferase family 39 protein: MLARLKALHDRPYLVALLLGLAAQLLFTIHLDQPSRIMFDEVHYVPAANALLGLEGPRNIEHPLVGKALIGAGILLFGDNPFGWRAFTTVAGTATVLGAFAFLWLLLGAMRPALIGAILVALNQTLYVQARTAMLDVFLGAFLLWALVLMLWAMRGTRPQVLRRWIGGSVLLGLAVGTKWAAIPYVALAGLAFLVIRLRDARIARRPIAWALAGRDQPHWPGLATIPGLLLLGIVSILVYFATFAPAFFYASDPLPLARLIPFQAQMYALQTQILPAHNYQSDWWSWPLMLRPIWYFYEPDLGAQRGVLLIGNPVIMWGGLLAVLACYWAWFRTRAARPLAVALLWTASLAIYAVIPKSLGFYYYYHLSGIFLCLAVAVAFHHFDAGKARGREEWFAFAALIAFVYFFPILSAAPLADPQDFNHWMWLDSWR, from the coding sequence ATGCTCGCTCGCCTCAAGGCTCTCCACGACCGCCCCTATCTCGTCGCGTTGCTGCTGGGGCTCGCCGCGCAACTGCTCTTCACGATCCATCTCGATCAGCCGAGCCGGATCATGTTCGACGAAGTCCATTATGTCCCCGCGGCGAACGCGCTGCTTGGTCTCGAAGGGCCGCGCAACATCGAGCATCCCCTGGTCGGCAAGGCGCTGATCGGCGCGGGCATCCTGCTGTTCGGCGACAATCCGTTCGGCTGGCGCGCCTTCACCACCGTCGCCGGCACGGCCACCGTGCTAGGCGCCTTCGCCTTCCTCTGGCTGCTGCTCGGCGCAATGCGGCCGGCGCTGATCGGCGCTATCCTCGTCGCGCTCAACCAGACGCTCTACGTCCAGGCGCGCACCGCGATGCTCGACGTCTTCCTGGGCGCCTTCCTGCTCTGGGCGCTGGTGCTGATGCTGTGGGCGATGCGCGGCACCCGGCCGCAGGTGCTGCGGCGCTGGATCGGCGGGAGCGTGCTGCTCGGCCTCGCGGTCGGCACCAAATGGGCGGCGATCCCCTATGTCGCGCTGGCCGGGCTCGCCTTCCTGGTGATCCGCCTGCGCGACGCCCGAATCGCCAGGCGCCCGATCGCCTGGGCGCTCGCCGGCCGCGACCAGCCGCATTGGCCCGGCCTCGCCACGATCCCCGGGCTGCTGCTGCTCGGCATCGTCAGCATCCTCGTCTATTTCGCGACCTTCGCGCCCGCCTTCTTCTACGCCAGCGATCCGCTCCCGCTCGCCCGCCTGATCCCGTTCCAGGCGCAGATGTACGCGCTCCAGACCCAAATCCTGCCCGCCCACAATTACCAGTCCGACTGGTGGAGCTGGCCGCTGATGCTGCGCCCGATCTGGTATTTCTACGAGCCGGACCTGGGCGCGCAGCGTGGGGTACTGCTGATCGGCAACCCGGTGATCATGTGGGGCGGTTTGCTCGCGGTGCTGGCCTGCTACTGGGCCTGGTTCCGCACCCGCGCGGCCCGCCCACTCGCGGTCGCGTTGCTGTGGACCGCCAGCCTAGCGATTTACGCGGTGATCCCCAAGTCGCTCGGCTTCTATTATTACTACCACCTCTCGGGCATCTTCCTGTGCCTGGCGGTGGCGGTGGCGTTTCACCATTTCGACGCCGGCAAGGCCAGGGGCCGCGAGGAATGGTTCGCCTTCGCGGCGCTGATCGCCTTCGTCTATTTCTTCCCGATCCTTTCCGCCGCGCCGCTGGCGGACCCGCAGGATTTCAACCACTGGATGTGGCTGGATAGCTGGCGGTGA
- a CDS encoding LysR family transcriptional regulator — protein sequence MKRTHLPLNGLRVLDAAARHLSFTRAADELAVTPAAVGQQIRALEDTLGVVLFRRTTKGLELTPEAEAGLTALRAGFLQFEESVRAMQAGQSSKSLTIAAPRDLTAKWLMPRLAEIARGDGELRFMLIPADDLVDFTEANLDLAIRWGEGPGEHEGEALESDGMVTVERPQGGVDTRIAWPGCLAEDASLVRVSDAGLALDAAAEGLGRATVPELLARGDIASGRVVAVGESKASRLGYWLVAPLPQWRQKKVRALVDALAA from the coding sequence GTGAAGCGCACCCACCTTCCCCTAAACGGCCTGCGCGTGCTCGATGCGGCGGCGCGGCATCTGTCGTTTACGCGCGCCGCGGACGAACTGGCGGTCACCCCCGCAGCGGTGGGCCAGCAGATCCGCGCGCTGGAGGATACGCTGGGCGTCGTGCTGTTTCGCCGCACCACCAAGGGGCTGGAGCTTACCCCAGAGGCCGAGGCGGGGCTCACCGCGCTGCGCGCGGGGTTCCTCCAGTTCGAGGAATCGGTTCGGGCGATGCAGGCGGGGCAGTCTTCGAAATCGCTGACGATCGCGGCGCCGCGCGACCTGACCGCGAAGTGGCTGATGCCCAGGCTTGCCGAGATCGCCCGCGGCGACGGCGAATTGCGCTTCATGCTGATCCCGGCCGACGATCTGGTCGACTTCACCGAGGCCAATCTGGATCTGGCGATCCGCTGGGGCGAGGGGCCGGGCGAGCATGAGGGCGAGGCGCTCGAGAGCGACGGGATGGTGACGGTCGAGCGGCCCCAGGGCGGGGTCGACACCCGGATCGCCTGGCCGGGCTGCCTGGCCGAGGATGCCTCGCTGGTGCGGGTGTCGGATGCCGGGCTGGCGCTCGATGCCGCCGCCGAAGGGCTGGGCCGCGCGACGGTGCCCGAACTGCTCGCGCGGGGCGACATCGCCTCCGGCAGGGTGGTCGCGGTGGGCGAGAGCAAGGCGTCGCGGCTCGGTTACTGGCTGGTCGCGCCGCTGCCGCAGTGGCGGCAGAAGAAGGTGCGCGCGCTGGTCGACGCATTGGCGGCGTGA